AGAAAGCAGATAAAATTGAAGTCGTGCTCGACGACAAGCGGAAGTTCAAAGCTACGCTCGTTGGTGCCGACCCCAATACCGACCTAGCCCTGCTGAAAGTAGAGGCTGACAACCTGCCTTTCGTGAAGTACGGCAACTCTGACGACGTGAAAGTTGGGCAGTGGGTACTCGCTGTTGGTAACCCGTTCAACCTGAACTCGACCGTAACAGCTGGTATTATCTCGGCCAAAGGCCGTAACATCAATATCCTTCGCCGTGAGGATAACATGGGCATTGAGTCGTTCTTGCAGACCGACGCTGTCGTAAACCCTGGTAACTCAGGTGGTGCCCTCGTGAACCTCAATGGTGACCTGGTCGGTATCAACTCCGCTATTGCGTCGCACTCAGGTGCTTTCGAAGGTTATTCCTTTGCCGTACCTAGCTCGATTGTTAGCAAAGTAGTCGACGACTTGCTCAAGTATAAAGTAGTGCAGCGTGCCCTGTTAGGCGTGAGCATCCGTGAAGTTGATGCACAGCTGGCTTCGGAAAAGAAGATCAAGAACCTGAACGGTGTGTACGTGATGGGCTTGACCAAAGGCAGTGCTGCCGCGGCAGCTGGGTTGAAGGAAGGCGACATTATCACCGAAATCAACGGGGCTAAGGTTAACACCTCTTCGCAGCTTCAGGAGCAAGTAGCTCGCTACCGTCCTGGCGACAAGATCAAGGTGACGTATCTGCGCGGCGATAACTTGAGCACGGCTTCGGCTACGCTACGCAACTCGACTGGCACCACGGATATTGTTCGGGAACTGGCTGCTACTACGCTGAAGTACGAAGGTGCAACCCTCGCTCCGGTGAACCGCTTAGAAATGAATAAGCTAGGTATTGAAGGCGGTGCCAAGATCAGCGGTATCAAAGGCAGCAACTTCCGCGAAACGGGTATTGCTGATGGCTTCATCATCACCCGCATCGACAAAAACAAGGTGGGCAAGCCGCAAGACGTAGCCTTGTACCTCGACCAAGCAAAAGAAAGCGGTGGCGCCCTCGTTGAAGGCGTGTACCCTGATGGTCGCAAAGCTTTCTATCCCATCGGGCAATCTGAATAAGCTAGCTCCACTGAAAACGAAAAGCCTCGTCACGTGTGACGAGGCTTTTTTATTTGCTTGTAGGTATAGACCCTAGTATCTGTCTCTGGGAAGGTAATTCAGGCTAATAGCCAGTGCATCGCCGAGCCTTCATCGCCAAAGAGCCGCATGCGGTAGGTGCGTTCGTTTGATAGGCCGTAGCTGAGGTATTCTTGCTGAATGGGGTTGGACTCGTATACTGCCATGCGAGCAGGTGAGCAGAGTACCGAGATCCGCAACTGCTGGGGGAGAAGCTGCGCCGCGGCGTGCGGGTAAAAGATGCTGGTCGTCCAGTTACCTAGTTCCGGACTGAGCTGATCGCGCCGGCGGACATCAAGAAGCCAACGAGCCGTAGCATGCTGTTCGGCCTCCAGCAGCAAAGCCGTGAAGTCCGCTTGTAATTGAGCCAATGGCGCATCTTCCAACCAGCGTGCTACCACTACACCTAGGTCGGGGCGGTGAACGATGGAGCAAGTGCTGATCGACATAGAGCTGGTGGGAGCGTAGGGGTGGGACGATAGCATAAGCGGCGCAAAGGGATATTAGATTTTTTACGCAGCTAGCTCTGACAAAACAGGAGCCAACAGGAGGTAAAAGAAGCTAGTCTAAGCTACAGAATTTACCAGAAAGAATACCATGCCAATAAAACGAAGCTAGCTGGGTGCTACTTGCTTCTGGTA
This Hymenobacter sp. GOD-10R DNA region includes the following protein-coding sequences:
- a CDS encoding trypsin-like peptidase domain-containing protein, with product MQAKQMMLGLLTSAVLGGGVAVGGYKLLEPERTYAPQAVAADPNVRYTSELRSSAYNVPEGLNFVAAAASVTPAVVHVMTEYAPKANQSDMSRMDPFLRQFFGDGAEQFHGQSGPQMGSGSGVVIAANGYIVTNNHVIEKADKIEVVLDDKRKFKATLVGADPNTDLALLKVEADNLPFVKYGNSDDVKVGQWVLAVGNPFNLNSTVTAGIISAKGRNINILRREDNMGIESFLQTDAVVNPGNSGGALVNLNGDLVGINSAIASHSGAFEGYSFAVPSSIVSKVVDDLLKYKVVQRALLGVSIREVDAQLASEKKIKNLNGVYVMGLTKGSAAAAAGLKEGDIITEINGAKVNTSSQLQEQVARYRPGDKIKVTYLRGDNLSTASATLRNSTGTTDIVRELAATTLKYEGATLAPVNRLEMNKLGIEGGAKISGIKGSNFRETGIADGFIITRIDKNKVGKPQDVALYLDQAKESGGALVEGVYPDGRKAFYPIGQSE